The Acidobacteriota bacterium nucleotide sequence AACATGATCTCGGCGCCGATGAACAACAGCGTTCCGAGCACGCTCGCCGGAATCACCTCGCGCCGCGCGGCCATGGCGGCTCGCACGGTTACTCGGCGTGCGCTGGCGCGGTGTGGGCCGGCTCCGTGTAGAGCTTCTGCCAACGCTGTCCCTGGTGCTCCATGACGTCCGGCGCGACGCCCCAGAAGAGGACGACCATGAACGCGACCATCCCGATGAGCAGGTACGCGACCCACCGGCCCTCGATGTTCACGTGCATGAAGTTCTTCGCCACCAGATAGGCCTTGACGATGGCGATGCCGAAGGCGGTGATGAGCGTCACCAGCCGAATCCCGAACATCGGCCCGACGATGCTGACGACCAGCAGGGCGCAGAGCAGCGCCCAGACCTTGACGTAGTGCTGATCGTGGCCGGCGTGGGCCGCGTGAGCGGATGCGTGTGCGTCGTGCGCCATGATGCCTACTTCGCGATGTACAGCAGCGGGAAGAGGAAGATCCAGACCAGGTCCACGAAGTGCCAGTAGATCCCGATGTTCTCGACGCGCTGCAGGTGCTGGTTCCGCGCCGCCGAGGCCGCGACGATCAGCATGATCACCATGCCGGCGATCACGTGCGCGGCGTGCAGGCCGGCCGCCGTGTAGTAGAACGACCAGAACAGGCTCGACGTGATCGTGAAGCCGGCCTGGATCTCATGCGTCCACTCGAACCCCTTCACGACGAGGAACACGGCACCACCGAGCGTCGTGTAGCGCAGCAGCTTGGCCGCGCGCGCGCCGTCGCCGCGCTCGGCGGCCGCGTGCGCGAGCACGGCGGACAGGCTCGACGTCAGCAGGACGAAGGTGTTGAAGCCGCCTGCCCAGACGTTCGTGTGCGCCGCCTGATCGCCGAAACCTACGTGCCCGATGCGGTTCATGACGTAGGACGCGAGCAGGCCGCCGAAGATCACGATCTCGGAGGCGATGACCCACCAGACGCCGAGGCGTCCGGTGGGCAGGTCCATGGCCCGTCGCTGCGTAGCGAGTGGAGTCGAAGTCGTCGTCACCCGGAAGTCCTCGTTTGAAAAGCGCGGCTAGCGTTCCGGCGCGGCCATCGCACCGCTTGGCGCCGGCCCGTGACCCGCCGCGCCGAGCCGCGGCTCCTGACCAGCGGGACCCGCCGGCTCGTACTGGG carries:
- a CDS encoding cytochrome C oxidase subunit IV family protein, with amino-acid sequence MAHDAHASAHAAHAGHDQHYVKVWALLCALLVVSIVGPMFGIRLVTLITAFGIAIVKAYLVAKNFMHVNIEGRWVAYLLIGMVAFMVVLFWGVAPDVMEHQGQRWQKLYTEPAHTAPAHAE
- a CDS encoding cytochrome c oxidase subunit 3, producing MDLPTGRLGVWWVIASEIVIFGGLLASYVMNRIGHVGFGDQAAHTNVWAGGFNTFVLLTSSLSAVLAHAAAERGDGARAAKLLRYTTLGGAVFLVVKGFEWTHEIQAGFTITSSLFWSFYYTAAGLHAAHVIAGMVIMLIVAASAARNQHLQRVENIGIYWHFVDLVWIFLFPLLYIAK